From Drosophila suzukii chromosome 2R, CBGP_Dsuzu_IsoJpt1.0, whole genome shotgun sequence, a single genomic window includes:
- the LOC139352460 gene encoding pre-mRNA-splicing factor 38B-like, with the protein MNHNTINNFYLGDSADREESASRRRRGPGERDGEESPRRRQQERSAREESASRRQQERSAREESASRRRRRPGDEDRNGDGEEPQRRRRRRNRQSAPGHQDDVGAEGDSSGDHRANGGATRQEEAGQQPKEAADGDIVSK; encoded by the exons ATGAACCACAAT ACAATCAATAATTTTTATCTGGGCGACTCCGCCGACAGAGAGGAGTCGGCGAGTCGGCGCCGACGTGGTCCTGGAGAGCGGGATGGCGAAGAGTCGCCACGTAGGCGGCAGCAGGAGCGCTCCGCCAGAGAAGAGTCGGCAAGTCGGCGGCAGCAGGAGCGCTCCGCCAGAGAAGAGTCGGCAAGTCGGCGGCGACGTCGTCCTGGTGACGAGGATCGGAATGGCGATGGCGAGGAGCCACAACGTCGGCGCCGACGACGCAATCGCCAATCCGCTCCTGGTCACCAGGACGACGTCGGCGCCGAGGGCGACTCCAGCGGCGACCACCGTGCTAATGGCGGAGCAACGCGGCAGGAGGAAGCCGGTCAGCAACCGAAGGAAGCCGCCGATGGAGATATTGTTTctaaataa
- the Strica gene encoding caspase-1 isoform X1, whose product MGWWNKKSETDSSPPSQALVLQDPRTRVKTASASTKTTNRAVQNSTITDSNKQTITFLSTRQTVTHTQRALVTETTTRRTPSQAELEALFAQMRVGGEGSRPPSLNGVSLRSTQAFKATSGKRSSTLVKTEQTTVTKKTGHTITKHLETHHVDLKGKVSKTNWLPFTPTANSSTSTYVSPYAQIPNLAITYTSPHAKTPGITSTFANSVTRVSSTPKPTSSSSSFISFLNSDQKPDKPLTFTATPKPYISMGSSATSAVPKVSEPAYNLDTQGTNPIILTPSKCSLTKSKLKPARVYIFNHERFDNKNVFRTGSGQDVKVLRSTFEQFKCKVEIITDATLATIKRTVRMLETKDFEDKSALVLVMLSHGTRHDRIAAKDNDYSLDYDVLFPILRNRTLRDKPKLLFVQACKGANELGGFMTDAAQPNGSPNEILKCYSTYEGYVSYRTEDGTPFIQSLCEALNRTGKTSDIDTIMTNVRRVVKMQTRDSQIPSVTSTLTSKYVFGDYI is encoded by the exons ATGGGTTGGTGGAACAAAAAAAGCGAGACGGATAGTAGCCCGCCCAGCCAGGCACTGGTGCTGCAGGACCCCCGTACCCGCGTGAAGACCGCGAGTGCTAGCACCAAGACGACCAACAGGGCAGTGCAGAACTCTACCATCACGGACAGCAACAAGCAGACGATCACCTTCCTCTCCACCCGCCAGACGGTGACGCACACGCAGCGGGCGCTTGTCACGGAGACGACTACGCGGCGCACGCCCAGCCAGGCGGAGTTGGAAGCGCTCTTTGCCCAAATGAGAGTAGGAGGCGAGGGATCCCGACCGCCCAGTCTGAACGGAGTCTCCCTCCGCTCCACTCAGGCATTCAAGGCCACGTCTGGCAAGCGTTCCAGCACGCTGGTCAAGACCGAGCAAACGACTGTCACTAAGAAGACCGGACACACGATTACCAAGCACCTGGAGACGCACCATGTAGACCTTAAGGGAAAGGTCAGTAAGACCAACTGGTTGCCGTTCACTCCCACGGCTAACAGTTCGACCTCCACCTACGTCTCACCCTACGCCCAGATACCGAACCTGGCCATAACCTACACATCTCCGCACGCCAAGACACCAGGAATCACTAGCACCTTCGCGAACTCCGTTACGAGGGTGTCCAGCACCCCCAAGCCAACGTCATCCAGTTCCTCTTTTATAAGCTTTTTAAACTCCGATCAAAAACCTGATAAGCCGCTGACGTTCACTGCAACGCCAAAACCCTACATCAGCATGGGCTCATCAGCGACCAGCGCCGTGCCCAAGGTCTCTGAACCTGCGTACAACCTCGACACTCAGGGCACCAATCCAATCATCTTGACTCCCTCAAAGTGTAGCCTAACCAAGAGCAAACTAAAACCCGCTAGGGTGTATATCTTTAATCACGAGCGGTTCGATAACAAGAACGTCTTCCGTACGGGAAGTGGCCAGGATGTAAAGGTCTTGCGATCCACCTTCGAGCAGTTCAAATGCAAGGTGGAGATCATTACGGACGCCACTCTGGCCACCATCAAGCGGACTGTGCGAATGC TGGAAACCAAGGATTTCGAGGACAAGAGTGCTCTGGTCTTGGTGATGCTAAGCCATGGAACGCGCCACGATAGAATTGCGGCAAAAGATAATGACTATTCTTTGGATTACGACGTCCTCTTCCCCATCCTGCGCAACCGGACGCTAAGGGACAAGCCTAAGCTACTTTTTGTTCAAGCCTGTAAGGGCGCCAACGAGCTGGGTGGTTTTATGACGGATGCTGCTCAGCCCAATGGGTCTCCAAACGAGATTCTGAAGTGTTATAGTACCTACGAGGGATATGTTTCCTATCGCACGGAGGACGGCACTCCATTTATTCAAAGTTTGTGTGAGGCCCTCAATCGGACGGGCAAGACCTCAGATATCGACACCATAATGACCAATGTGAGGCGCGTTGTTAAAATGCAAACCAG agACAGCCAAATCCCATCTGTTACCAGTACGCTCACCTCTAAGTACGTTTTTGGAGATTACATCTGA
- the Strica gene encoding caspase-1 isoform X2: MGWWNKKSETDSSPPSQALVLQDPRTRVKTASASTKTTNRAVQNSTITDSNKQTITFLSTRQTVTHTQRALVTETTTRRTPSQAELEALFAQMRVGGEGSRPPSLNGVSLRSTQAFKATSGKRSSTLVKTEQTTVTKKTGHTITKHLETHHVDLKGKVSKTNWLPFTPTANSSTSTYVSPYAQIPNLAITYTSPHAKTPGITSTFANSVTRVSSTPKPTSSSSSFISFLNSDQKPDKPLTFTATPKPYISMGSSATSAVPKVSEPAYNLDTQGTNPIILTPSKCSLTKSKLKPARVYIFNHERFDNKNVFRTGSGQDVKVLRSTFEQFKCKVEIITDATLATIKRTVRMLETKDFEDKSALVLVMLSHGTRHDRIAAKDNDYSLDYDVLFPILRNRTLRDKPKLLFVQACKGANELGGFMTDAAQPNGSPNEILKCYSTYEGYVSYRTEDGTPFIQSLCEALNRTGKTSDIDTIMTNVRRVVKMQTSQIPSVTSTLTSKYVFGDYI, from the exons ATGGGTTGGTGGAACAAAAAAAGCGAGACGGATAGTAGCCCGCCCAGCCAGGCACTGGTGCTGCAGGACCCCCGTACCCGCGTGAAGACCGCGAGTGCTAGCACCAAGACGACCAACAGGGCAGTGCAGAACTCTACCATCACGGACAGCAACAAGCAGACGATCACCTTCCTCTCCACCCGCCAGACGGTGACGCACACGCAGCGGGCGCTTGTCACGGAGACGACTACGCGGCGCACGCCCAGCCAGGCGGAGTTGGAAGCGCTCTTTGCCCAAATGAGAGTAGGAGGCGAGGGATCCCGACCGCCCAGTCTGAACGGAGTCTCCCTCCGCTCCACTCAGGCATTCAAGGCCACGTCTGGCAAGCGTTCCAGCACGCTGGTCAAGACCGAGCAAACGACTGTCACTAAGAAGACCGGACACACGATTACCAAGCACCTGGAGACGCACCATGTAGACCTTAAGGGAAAGGTCAGTAAGACCAACTGGTTGCCGTTCACTCCCACGGCTAACAGTTCGACCTCCACCTACGTCTCACCCTACGCCCAGATACCGAACCTGGCCATAACCTACACATCTCCGCACGCCAAGACACCAGGAATCACTAGCACCTTCGCGAACTCCGTTACGAGGGTGTCCAGCACCCCCAAGCCAACGTCATCCAGTTCCTCTTTTATAAGCTTTTTAAACTCCGATCAAAAACCTGATAAGCCGCTGACGTTCACTGCAACGCCAAAACCCTACATCAGCATGGGCTCATCAGCGACCAGCGCCGTGCCCAAGGTCTCTGAACCTGCGTACAACCTCGACACTCAGGGCACCAATCCAATCATCTTGACTCCCTCAAAGTGTAGCCTAACCAAGAGCAAACTAAAACCCGCTAGGGTGTATATCTTTAATCACGAGCGGTTCGATAACAAGAACGTCTTCCGTACGGGAAGTGGCCAGGATGTAAAGGTCTTGCGATCCACCTTCGAGCAGTTCAAATGCAAGGTGGAGATCATTACGGACGCCACTCTGGCCACCATCAAGCGGACTGTGCGAATGC TGGAAACCAAGGATTTCGAGGACAAGAGTGCTCTGGTCTTGGTGATGCTAAGCCATGGAACGCGCCACGATAGAATTGCGGCAAAAGATAATGACTATTCTTTGGATTACGACGTCCTCTTCCCCATCCTGCGCAACCGGACGCTAAGGGACAAGCCTAAGCTACTTTTTGTTCAAGCCTGTAAGGGCGCCAACGAGCTGGGTGGTTTTATGACGGATGCTGCTCAGCCCAATGGGTCTCCAAACGAGATTCTGAAGTGTTATAGTACCTACGAGGGATATGTTTCCTATCGCACGGAGGACGGCACTCCATTTATTCAAAGTTTGTGTGAGGCCCTCAATCGGACGGGCAAGACCTCAGATATCGACACCATAATGACCAATGTGAGGCGCGTTGTTAAAATGCAAACCAG CCAAATCCCATCTGTTACCAGTACGCTCACCTCTAAGTACGTTTTTGGAGATTACATCTGA